The Candidatus Deferrimicrobium borealis DNA window ACGATCGTCCGGACGATCTGGAAGGGGCGTGCCGACATCGTCTCCTCGATCCTCCCTCCCGGGTCATGGGCGCACGATCCGGATCTTCCGGTGGTGCCGTTCGATCCGGCACGGGCGCGGCGGCTCCTCGACGAAGCCGGGTTCCCCGATCCCGACGGCGACGGCCCTCTCCCCCGCCTCCGGTTGACGTACAAGACGTCGCAGAACGAGGTGCGCAGACGCGTCGCCACCGTGATCCAGGAGCAGCTCCGCCGGATCGGCATTTCCGTTGAAATCCAATCCCTTGAGTGGGGAACCTTCTTCTCCGACATCAAGAAGGGATCCTTCCAGATCTACAGCCTCACCTGGGTCGGGATCTCGGACCCCGACATCTTCCACCACGCCTTCCATTCACGGAGCGGTCCCCCCGACGGGGCGAACCGCGGTGGGTACTCCGACGTCGAGGTGGACCGCCTGACGGAGTCGGCGAGGCGCGAGCCGTCCCGTCCGATCCGTCGGGAAACGTACCGGCGGGTGCAGCGGATCCTCGCGCGCGACCTGCCGGTGTTCCCGTTGTGGGCGGGCCGGAACCTGCTGGTCCGGGACCGCCGGCTCGCGGGATTCCTGCTCACCCCGGACGAAAGCTACGCACCCGTCCGCGGGATGCGGATCGTCCCGGATCCGGCGACTCCCTCGACCGGAGGGCCGCGGTGAGGAGGTATCTCCTCGGCCGCCTCCTGCGCACCATCCCGGTGGTATTCGGGGTGGTGACCGTCGTCTTCCTGCTGATCCACCTTCTGCCCGGGGATCCCGTCGAGATCATGCTCGGGGAAAGCGCCGTCCCCGCGCAGAAGGAGGAACTTCGGCGGGAACTGCGCCTCGACCGGCCGATCCTTTCCCAGTACGCAGCGTTTCTCGCCGGGATCCCGCGGGGAGACCTCGGGGTGTCGTTCCGCAGCCGGGAGCCGGTCCTCGGCGAGATCGCCCGCCGGGTCCCCGCCACCGTCCTCCTCGCCGCGACGTCCATCACCGTGGCGATCGTCGTCGCCCTGCCGCTCGGGGCGCTGGCCGCGATGCGGCGCGGGAAGGCCGCGGACTACCTGTCGGGGTTCGCGGCGATGCTCTCCCTGTCCATCCCCAACTTTCTCCTCGGGCCGTTGCTCGTTCTCCTCTTCTCCGTGCAACTCGGGCTCCTCCCCGTCTCGGGGTACGGCGCGGGGCGTCCGCTGGTGCTGCCCGCGATCACGCTCGGGACGGGGATGGCCGCGCTGCTGACGCGGATGCTCCGGGCGACGCTGCTGGAGGAGCTCCGGAAGGAGTACGTGACGGCCGCGGTCGCGCGGGGCCTGCCGTACCGGTCCGCCGTCGCCCGCCACGCGCTGCGCAACGCCCTCGTCCCCGTCGTCACGGCGCTCGGGCTGTCGTTCGGCGCGGTGCTGGCGGGGAGCGTCATCACGGAGACGATCTTCTCCTGGCCCGGGATCGGCCGCCTCCTGGTCCAGGCGATCGACGCGCGCGACTACCCGCTGGTCCAGGGGTGCGTCCTCGTCATCGCCCTGTCCACCGTGGCGGTGAACCTCGCGACGGACATCCTGTGCGCCCGTCTCGACCCGAGGATCCGCTATGAATGAGGAATCCGGGTTCCTCGCCCTGATCCGCCGGACGGGCCGGCACCGGGGCGCCGCGGTCGGGATGGCTCTCCTCGCCCTGTTCCTCCTCGCCGCCGTCTTCGCGCCGGTGCTCGCGCCGCGCGACCCGCTTGCCCAGTCGCTCGACGAGGGGCTGTCGGGGCCGTCCGCTTCCCACTGGCTCGGGCAGGACAAATTCGGGCGCGACGTCCTTTCCCGGCTGATCCACGGGGCACGCCTCTCCCTCGCCGTCGGGTTGGGAACGGTCGGCATCTCGCTCCTCATCGGCCTCGCCGCCGGTTCCCTCGCCGGCTTCCTCGGCGGCGTCGCCGACCGGATCTTCACCGGCGCCTGCGACGTCCTGCTGGCGTTCCCGGGGATCCTGCTCGCCATCGGGATCGCCGCCGTGCGCGGTCCATCGTTCGGGAACGTCCTGTTCGCCCTTTCGGTCCTCGGGTGGGTGGGGTACGCCCGGGTGATCCGCGCGCAGGTGCTCACCGTGAAAACGAGGGAGTTCGTCGAATCGGCCCGCGCCGTGGGCAGCTCCCCGTCGCGCCTGCTCCTTCGCCACATCCTCCCCAACGCGATCTCGCCGATCCTCGTGGAGGCGACCTTCGGGGTCGCCCGCGCCATCGTCGCGGAGGCGGGACTCTCTTTCCTCGGGCTGGGCGTCGCGCCGCCCGCGCCGTCGTGGGGGTCGATGATCGGCGAGGGGCGGCACTTCCTGTTCATCGCGCCGCACCTCGTGACCGCCCCCGGGGCGGCGATCCTTCTCACGGTGATGGCGTTCAACTTCCTGGGGGACGGGCTGCGCGATGCCCTCGACGTGCGGGCGGAAACGGGGTAGATTTTCCGGACGATGAAGAACGGGTCGGAAACCATCGCCTCAGGGGACACTCTTGGTGTAACCCTGGGAGAAAGGGATAGAGTGTCCCATGCCCACAACCCACAACCCCATGCTAAAGTTCCATCCCATGAAGCATGGAGAAACCATCGCCTCCCCCCTCTGGGTCGGCTTCGACGGGAAGTCGCTCCCCGCCTCGCTGTCGCGGTGGCTCGCGGGCGGGCAGGTCGGCGGCGTCGTCCTCTACGCCCGCAATATCGAAAGCCCCGCCCAGGTGCGCGGATTGTGCCGCGAGATCCGATCCGCCGCCGGGCGTCGCAATCCCCTCCCGCTGATCGCCGTCGACCAGGAGGGAGGGCGTGTGGCGCGGTTCAAGGAACCCCCGTTCACCTGGTTCCCCCCGGCCCGCGCCTGCTCCCTCTTCTGTTGCCGGAACGAAGCCATGGCGGAGGGC harbors:
- a CDS encoding ABC transporter permease, with amino-acid sequence MNEESGFLALIRRTGRHRGAAVGMALLALFLLAAVFAPVLAPRDPLAQSLDEGLSGPSASHWLGQDKFGRDVLSRLIHGARLSLAVGLGTVGISLLIGLAAGSLAGFLGGVADRIFTGACDVLLAFPGILLAIGIAAVRGPSFGNVLFALSVLGWVGYARVIRAQVLTVKTREFVESARAVGSSPSRLLLRHILPNAISPILVEATFGVARAIVAEAGLSFLGLGVAPPAPSWGSMIGEGRHFLFIAPHLVTAPGAAILLTVMAFNFLGDGLRDALDVRAETG
- a CDS encoding ABC transporter permease, whose translation is MRRYLLGRLLRTIPVVFGVVTVVFLLIHLLPGDPVEIMLGESAVPAQKEELRRELRLDRPILSQYAAFLAGIPRGDLGVSFRSREPVLGEIARRVPATVLLAATSITVAIVVALPLGALAAMRRGKAADYLSGFAAMLSLSIPNFLLGPLLVLLFSVQLGLLPVSGYGAGRPLVLPAITLGTGMAALLTRMLRATLLEELRKEYVTAAVARGLPYRSAVARHALRNALVPVVTALGLSFGAVLAGSVITETIFSWPGIGRLLVQAIDARDYPLVQGCVLVIALSTVAVNLATDILCARLDPRIRYE